The DNA sequence GGCCTGTGGAGGGCCCCCATGCAGGAGAAGGTTCTCCTGACAGGAATTGTGGCCTGTGGAGGCCCCATGCAGCAGCACGGGAAAAGcatgaggaggagggagcggcAGAGAGGAACTGTTATGTCCTCACCGTACCTCTCCCAATTCCCCATTCCCCTGTGCCCCTTGGGGTGGGAGGTAGAGCCATCAGGAGTGAAGGAGGGAAGTTGAGCCATGGGAAaaagggggtgggtgggtgtaaGGTGGTGTATTagttttatctttgtttctcaTAATCCAAATcaattttaattggcaataaatcaaattaattttccccaagtcaagtctgttttgcctgtgacagtaattggtaaaGGATCTCCATATCtttatatcaacccatgagctttttcatcttacGTTTTCCCCCTGTCCTGTTTGGGAAGGGAAAGTAATAGCTTGGTGGAGTGGACATGTGGGAGCTGGCCAcagtcaacccaccacagtagcaaacattcatttttgctACCCTAAGTACAGTTGGTGCCAAAAACACTTGGCACAACCCCTGTGTCACACCTGTATCGAAAGCCAGATGACTGTTGATCATAAAAAAGCACGATAGTAGTTGTTTCTGTTAAGGTTTTCAACCTCACTTGGCTGTGCTTTGGTTCCTTGGTGCCTCTGCCGTCCATGGAAGTCTCACGGGTTATTGCTTATTGAAGATAGACATGTGGTGGCAAAGTAGAAAGAGAGGCTTATTTGACTGAATGCAAGGGTGAGCCTTTCCTTGTCCATGAGGTGTCCAGGGCAGTAGCAGCTGCATTAATAACCTTTGTTTCAATAGAAATAGTGAGTgtaatgggtttttttatagATACAGGGACTGTTCAAGAGCAGTAAGAGTAAAATGGATGAGAGCAGAGAGTGAGCTTCATGCCGTTGTGTCAGAGCACTGCAGTGTGACGGGGGAAAATGGAGTTTTTCTATTGTCAAACCCATGTCTCATGGGCTGTACCCCTTCTTGTTCCTACTCTTGCATCCTTCTTCCACCTGAGAGTCGGATTGGGAATTGAGGGAATTTAACCCCGTTTAGTGCCTGGCATGTAGTTCTGCATGTCACAAAGGTAGACAGCAAACCCAGGACCACCTTATGACGCTGTAGCAGGGAGACAGGGCAGAGGTACACCAGTGGAAGGGAAGCTTTAGGATCTGTACGAGCAGGAGTTCAGATGTATTCCCACAAAGGGTTTGGAGTGGTTTCCATTGCTGTTGCATATAGGGTATTTGTAGTTTTAATTCTGTTCACTTAGGGTGGAACTCACTTGAGGGGAACACATGTGTTTTGTGTAGCATTGAGTGGTGGCCAAGCAGCTTTCATTTAGCAGTCCAGTTCCAGCAAGGGATTTCCTTGCTGGTGCCATAGCTATAGTAGGAAAAACATGGCTTGGATATTCTGTGAGTTTTCTGATATTGTAGTATTTCAGAATTGCATTGGTTCCAGGAAAAGGCTCATCCTGACTTTTCTTTGAATGCCTGCCTGAAGAGACTGAATTCATTGTAAGTGCCTTGCCAGTTCCTGGCAGATGGGGCTGGTGAAGATGACAGTGACATGCGCAGGGACGCTTTACTgtaatttcctcttttcctctctttcatgTACTCTGACGTATTTAGAGTCCTAGCGATTTGCAAAACGAAGATGTGATTTATAGTATTCTCTGTATACTTTGTGGTAACTTTATTAATGCAGGAAGTTTATTTGCGGTCACTAAATCTTCAGTCATTTAAATCAGATTtaagttgctttaaaatttatagGGTTTGGGAGCAAAATTTCAGcctcactgaaatcaatggcaaaaccACCACTGCCACTGGGATATGATTTGACCTGTGATACTTTAACAAATATGTCTTCTAAAAATCTTTCTGCTCTTAAttgcattccttttttcttttttccttaagtctTGTGAAGACAACAATCTGAAGACAATGCATCTGTGACCCCTGATACCAGCCTGTGAGTTGGGGCGATGGAAGTTGTAGAGGGCCGCCAGCATACTGGTCCCGTGATAGCTCCAAATGGATATGCAAGCAGGATTTTCCAAGCAAACATGGAGGAAGGGAGTACTGACACACTGGAGGTCTGTGGTGCTGAGCGCTGCACCTCCAGCGATGCAATCTCAAATGAACGGGAGGAAGCACCCAGGTATAAGAAGGCGACCAAGGGCAACCGGATCTGGAATTTTGTTAGACGAAGGAAAGGACTCTCTACGAATAAAGGAAGACCCCAGTCCATGATCCTACTGGGAGTTACCTCTGAAgtctcagaattaaaaaaaacatcctTCTTGGACAGGGTAAGGCcattaaaaaagggaagaacCTCCAGGATGCCTAAGAATGTGGATTTGAGAGCATCCAGAGTTCAGGTTGCTTGTGACCCTGAGGAGGACCATCAAGCCAGCGGGCAAAGAGCTGTCTACAGGGTTAAGAAACTGGGTGACAGTCGGAGGCCCTCCCGCCACTCATATGCGGGGTACATTGACGATTTGGATTCTTCTTTTGAAGACATAGAACTGAATATCAGCATTCCTGAAACTGATGCCAATGAAAGTAAATGTCTCAGGGATATTAGTGTCAGATTACACAGTGAAGATAATGATAGTAACTGCCATAGAATACCAGCTAGAAAGAGCGAGTCtttgaattttgaaaactttaagAGTCCTGCAATTACAGAAGGGGACAATCAAAAGAGGTGTACTGTGCTCCCACAGgagagcagaagaggaagaagctcTGATGTCTGGAGCTATCTGAAAGGAATTTCATTAACTAGCAAAGATAATTCAAAGCTTCCAGATCAAAGGGCTGAAACCAATTTCCAGAACTTAGAAAATATAACTGATCATTCTACTCCTTATTTCGACTTTGATATGAGATGTGAGGAGAATCTCAGCCAGCGGAAAAAATCAAACAGTGCAACCAAAGCCACTCACTTTGGGGGTGTTGTGAGGTTCTTCACCAGTGTGGCCGAGGCGGCTCGGAGGCTGCGAGGCTCCTCAAGGGCATTTTCACCTGATGAGAAAAGGCCTCAGCGGAGTTTCCGAAGCTGGAGGCAGGATGTTACCTCCCACAAGGAGGACTTGGTTATCGAGAACGAGAGTGCGAGGGCCTTCTGCACGGTGGGAGCGTGTCTGCAGTCCCCAGATTCAGGCACATGGGACAATCTGAGCTTTGAGAGTTTGGTAGGGAAGGAGCCCATGCAGCACTGCAAAACCACAGGAGTGTCACAAGACATTGGTTCCTCTGCCCTGGGCAGCGAGAATGATAGATTTAATGAAACATCACTTTCTCCCTTTGGGCCAGAACCATCCATCTCCCACCTGCCAGAGCTTGCAGATGACTGTTTCACTGAGGTAAATACTAAAGACCCCTCCGAGGATCTGATTGACATTCCACAGACAACTCCCACTAAACAGATTCAGGATTTGGGCAGTATTCCAGAGAAGACAGAGGTTGTGGGTGGGGACCTGCCATGTTCTCAAGGTCTTCCTGTGAATAATCTGGATACTGCAGACCTGGGCCATTCTTCAGCTGCAGATGGTGACTTTTCTGCAGTAACCGAGGCTCTGATCCACCTTCCACAGACATTGCTGACTAAACTTGACACTGAGGACATGGCATGTGTTCCAGTGATTGCTAAAGACATGGATCCATCTCCAGCAGTGGCTCGGGAGCTTTCAAAGACAGAACTGGACTTGCAGGACTTGAGAAATCCTGAGCTGCCTTGGCAAGACTTGTCTAGAGGTGAGCTGGGGATTCGAAACTCTGGGAGTACTCTGGAGAAGACACAggccatgggcagggacctGCCATGTTCCCAAGGTCTTCCTGTGAATAATCTGGATACTGTGGACTTGGGCCATTCTTCAACTGCAGATGGTGACTCTTCTGCAGTGACCGAGGCTTTAATCCAACTTCCACAGCCATCGCTGACTAAACTTGATACTGAGGACATGGCATGTGCTCCAGTGGTTGCTAAAGTCATGGATCCATCTCCAGCAGTGGCTCAGGAGCTTTCAAAGACAGAACTGGATATGCAGGACTTGAGAAATCCTGAGCTGCCTTGGCAAGACTTGTCTAGAGGTGAGCTGGGGATTCGAGACTCTGGGAGTACTCTGGAGAAGACACAggccatgggcagggacctGCCATGTTCCCAAGGTCTTCCTGTGAATAATCTGGATACTGTGGACTTGGGCTGTTCTCCAGCTGCAGATGGTGACTCTTCTGCAGTGACTGAGGCTCTGATCCACCTTACACAGATGAACCTGACTAAAGAGATTCAAGACACTGGTAGTACTCTGGAGAAGACACAGGTcgtgggcaggggcagggaccTGCCACGTTCTCAAGACCTTCCTGTGAATAATCTGGATGCTGCAGACCTGGGCTGCTCTCCAGTTGTTGATGTTGACTTTTCTGtaatgacttttttaaaatgtgccaCAGTTGAAGGACAGATTTTAGAGCAGACTGATTGCCGCATTAAAAAGCGTGGAACCACTTCATTTGTAGAACAAAACTCTGTGGAGGTAACGGACAGCGGGGAACAGTTTAACTGTAACGACGAGTGCCATCCGTTCCAAGTGCACATCTCTAGAATTGTCTCCTCTGGACGGCTCAAAAACGGAAAGGTATGAGTAACTTTTACTATAATATTTTCAATAAGACCATGCTGTTATACATCTTATGAGGATGCTTTGCActtgcaagcatttttatgtatCCCTCATTGGGGTTTTCAGTTAAGTAGGCTGTCATATGAATGATGGCAGTAGATACAGCTTTTATATAAGTTTGAGAGGAGCGAGTTAACTGGCATATCCCTAAGCTATTAGTGTAAACCTCCAGAGCTGCTCTTCCTATGACCCTTTGGCCATTTGTTTCTATCAGTGTGTCTAGAAGAAGGCTGTAGCAGAAGTTTATATATTTGTAGGCACTACcgttaatttttttcctctctgcatttaGTTAATTTGAAGTAGAAACTTTTAAGAAGAGTGCTTTCGAAAAATTTAGAGTTTTGAAGTGTGCTGTGGACAAACGGCATTCAGCAATTGCACTGTGGCCCTTGGGTTTTCTTACCTAAAAAAGTAGTAGGGGTGGTGGTTGTTGATTTTTGTTAGGTGGTGCTGGTTACAACACAGCATCTAGAATACCAGAGTCCTGGCACGCAGTgtaagaacagaggaaaaaaaagaaggcccATGTCCTGTATAGCTCATCAGATCATTTCTCTGGCAGATCTAAATGAGCTCTCTCCCTGCTCCAAACCTGTCAGAAGTTGTGTGGCCTCAATAGTTTGGTGCTGAGCCTGTAGCAGAAAGCCTTGCCAAGGGGCTGGGTGCATAATGTGAGCAAATGCCTTCTTAATGTGACTACACGCTGAGTCGGGGTCTGGTCAGAGCTGCCTTGCATCTGTTTCTACACAAAATGACATAGCCTTTTGGGATGTTAAATATCCATCCCTAGGTGAAAAGTGGGCAATGGTGGTGGCTCTAATGATGGCAGTGCATTCCTGTTTGTTACAAGGAAGTCTTTCAAGCCATTAAGATTGTCAAAACATTTGAGTGGACATTACATTTTGCACTAGGTTCTGGGTATTACAAATCTGTCTTGTCCAGCTTAACACTAGGAAACCTCAGAAGTCCCATGGACAAGGGAATCATACATGCAGGTTGAGAAAAGGCCTCCCGAAACAATAGACTCCCCCGTTAACTCTCAGCCTATCGCTGTAGCACCTGTGCATGTATCTTTGTGTGTGGAGCAGAAATCTGTGAGTGGTGAGCAGTAGCAGTCATATCAGCTGTGCCAGGCTTGTGTTGCTCTGTGCCAGTTGTGGAATCAGTACAGGTTTGTGGAGAAACCACGGTAGGACCATGGCGAAGCCCAGCTGTTCTCTTTTGGATCCCTGCTGATTAGCTGAGACTGaaatgatgactttttttttcaagatgccAGGTAGGGAAATTGGGTCAATTTGTGAAGaaactttctcctttccttttgggCTTGGAGTGACCAGAGATGTTACAGAGGTGATGACATTGTTCCCTGTTGGAATAGGGGTCACTGTAACTTCTGAGCCAAGAGGGGAAGTGTTTGAAAATTGGCAGCAGATTAGAAATGccgggggaaaaaaatctgaacttctGACTCCCAGCTAGAATGGGCAGTACCATTGTTAGTTATTCctggatttgtttttctgctccattttgtgtaatacaaaaaaataaagacagctcGCTGTGTAATTCCAGGCACTTATGAAGTGGGGTGAATAGTGGTTAGTCACTTCTCGTGGtctctgaagaaatgtttttaggAGGAGCTTGAATGAGAGGGCTGCGGTTTGATATCCCTTCACAGGGACCAAGCTGAAAGTATTCTGGGCAGGAGCAAGATAACAGAGGCACGAAAGGATTgagtggagcagaggaaaatattGGCACTCTTTTCCTAGATCAGCCACATCTCTGCTAGCTGAGGGCAATGGCTGCATGCCTAATCGCAAAGCTCTTAGGGCAAAATCTGAGCAATTTCCCAGGTCAGCTGTGTGAACAGGAGATGCAGTAAGCCCCAGCTCAGCTGTTGCAGCTTACAAACATTACCAAGAAACTTAAATATGGTGCTTGAGATAACTGGACAGGAAACCTCCCCCGAGTTCCCGTCGAGTGTGGCGATAGCAGTACAACCTCCGGACTGCCGTGGCTTCCGGCTTCACAGAAGGCCTGCTGCCTTActaggcagaagcagcagtaggATGGAAGGGAAAGCATACAGCTCGCCCTGGTTGGTGGTAAACACCTTCTGCATCCCAGAAACTTGGGCTAGAGATTTAGAAATGCGCAGTGATCTGCTGGCAGCATCAAACCCAGAGCAGTTAAGATTGAGGCTAACGAAAGGACACCCTTGGATAGGAAGGGACCTAGAGagtcctccagcagctccagtaACAAATGTCCTGAGATACCCGAGGGATTTGCTTGCCTATCTCCCATCAGGGAGTGGCACTCGGAAACGTTTTACCAAAAATAAACATGCGAGAGGAATAACTTCAGCCTGAGCGTGACAGTAGCAGCAAACTCCAGCCTGTTATTGTTTTAGGGCTAAATCCAGCTCTTTGCTGGCACCTGTTCACCAGTACAGTTGTTGGCCCTCCTGCCTCCACTCCAGGCTGCTCTGCGTTAATTGAAGGATTTGTATTTCAAGTGAAATGCTCAACCACAAGTAGGGAGAAGGTGCTGCCAGGATGGGGTGGCTTGGCATGGTCAGCTGCTGTAAGCCAGCGCTCTGGCAGTTTTGAAGTGTGCTTGCAGCGTAGAGCAGAAGTAGCTCAAGCACATATcccacaaaaagcaaaaaagcactGGTTCTCACTGAGGCTCCCTGCCTGAATGTGTTAGGAGACGGTATAAGAGATTGAGGCTGGTGTAGCACAAAGGGTGCTGGAGTGGGATTTAGGGGACCTGTGCATTGGTGCTAGCAGTATAGCAAACCTGTTTGGCTGTATTCTCCTGCAGTTAATGCCCCTGTCTCTTGCTTTCCTAGTCTtgccttttaatattttcatgtctTTAGGCAGGAGCTGAGTGATGTTACAGACAAGTAACAGCTCAATAGGATTTGATCTTAATGCTGTAAAGGAAATAGCATTACAGCAGCATTTAATAAGAAGAGCAGCTATAGAAAGTTAGAAAACCACTTCTCAAACTGTCCTCCTGCCTAGTTGCTTTCAGACCCCATCCCAACTTCTCATTTGTTCCAGGAACTTGTGAAACAGTGGagacaaaaacattttggagaATTGAACAGTAGAGGTCAAAACAGATTGTCAATTAGAAATGAATTACTGATTGCACCTTTCACACTGCTGCAACTCTGGAGTGAAAGTGCCTTCCTTATTTTGAGAGGTAGATATGAGAAATTAACTGAAAGATGACATGGAAGTTTTACCAGATTTTGGCCAGTTTAAGGCTCTCACTTGCAAACTATAAAAGTCTCCGTTTTCCATGTCCCCACTGAAGTGAGTTATCCTCATCCCACCTCTGAAAACACCACAGCATCCCAACAGGGAgaatgctgctgcagggagtTAGGCAAACCTCAGAATTTCTATTTGACCACTTCCGGTAGCTTGAGATGATGATTAGGCGGAAGGAAGCTTTGATACCACATAGGACTACTTTGTGGTTCCAGCATTTCCATTGGGGTTTCAAACCACCTGATGTGTCCT is a window from the Buteo buteo chromosome 22, bButBut1.hap1.1, whole genome shotgun sequence genome containing:
- the ARHGEF9 gene encoding rho guanine nucleotide exchange factor 9 isoform X1, giving the protein MEVVEGRQHTGPVIAPNGYASRIFQANMEEGSTDTLEVCGAERCTSSDAISNEREEAPRYKKATKGNRIWNFVRRRKGLSTNKGRPQSMILLGVTSEVSELKKTSFLDRVRPLKKGRTSRMPKNVDLRASRVQVACDPEEDHQASGQRAVYRVKKLGDSRRPSRHSYAGYIDDLDSSFEDIELNISIPETDANESKCLRDISVRLHSEDNDSNCHRIPARKSESLNFENFKSPAITEGDNQKRCTVLPQESRRGRSSDVWSYLKGISLTSKDNSKLPDQRAETNFQNLENITDHSTPYFDFDMRCEENLSQRKKSNSATKATHFGGVVRFFTSVAEAARRLRGSSRAFSPDEKRPQRSFRSWRQDVTSHKEDLVIENESARAFCTVGACLQSPDSGTWDNLSFESLVGKEPMQHCKTTGVSQDIGSSALGSENDRFNETSLSPFGPEPSISHLPELADDCFTEVNTKDPSEDLIDIPQTTPTKQIQDLGSIPEKTEVVGGDLPCSQGLPVNNLDTADLGHSSAADGDFSAVTEALIHLPQTLLTKLDTEDMACVPVIAKDMDPSPAVARELSKTELDLQDLRNPELPWQDLSRGELGIRNSGSTLEKTQAMGRDLPCSQGLPVNNLDTVDLGHSSTADGDSSAVTEALIQLPQPSLTKLDTEDMACAPVVAKVMDPSPAVAQELSKTELDMQDLRNPELPWQDLSRGELGIRDSGSTLEKTQAMGRDLPCSQGLPVNNLDTVDLGCSPAADGDSSAVTEALIHLTQMNLTKEIQDTGSTLEKTQVVGRGRDLPRSQDLPVNNLDAADLGCSPVVDVDFSVMTFLKCATVEGQILEQTDCRIKKRGTTSFVEQNSVEVTDSGEQFNCNDECHPFQVHISRIVSSGRLKNGKPMSHPSQPSPQAPPFKVLVERCRSEPLSQSTPMGLDQVGGRMQHLLRRRAENEQSSKTLKVRGNCRNGGRRWNLFKPGAEKLQISRLISGGSIVSAEAVWDHVTMANRELAFKAGDVIKVLDASNKDWWWGQIDDEEGWFPASFVRLWVNQEDGVEEGTSDVQNGHLDPSADCLCLGRTVQNRDQMRANVINEIMSTERHYIKHLKDICEGYLKQCRKRRDMFSDEQLKIIFGNIEDIYRFQMGFVRDLEKQYNNEDPHLSEIGPCFLEHQDGFWIYSEYCNNHLDACMELSKLMKDSRYQHFFEACRLLQQMIDIAIDGFLLTPVQKICKYPLQLAELLKYTAQDHSDYRYVAAALAVMRNVTLQINERKRRLENIDKIAQWQASVLDWEGDDILDRSSELIYTGEMSWIYQPYGRNQQRVFFLFDHQMVLCKKDLIRRDILYYKGRIDMDKYEVVDIEDGRDDDFNVSMKNAFKLHNKETEEMHLFFAKKLEEKLRWLRAFREERKMVKEDEKIGFEISENQKRQAAMTVKKVSKQKGVSYSKSVPPAYPPPQDPLNQGQYMVTDGISQSQVFEFTEPRRSQAPFWQNFSRLTPFKK
- the ARHGEF9 gene encoding rho guanine nucleotide exchange factor 9 isoform X2; translated protein: MEVVEGRQHTGPVIAPNGYASRIFQANMEEGSTDTLEVCGAERCTSSDAISNEREEAPRYKKATKGNRIWNFVRRRKGLSTNKGRPQSMILLGVTSEVSELKKTSFLDRVRPLKKGRTSRMPKNVDLRASRVQVACDPEEDHQASGQRAVYRVKKLGDSRRPSRHSYAGYIDDLDSSFEDIELNISIPETDANESKCLRDISVRLHSEDNDSNCHRIPARKSESLNFENFKSPAITEGDNQKRCTVLPQESRRGRSSDVWSYLKGISLTSKDNSKLPDQRAETNFQNLENITDHSTPYFDFDMRCEENLSQRKKSNSATKATHFGGVVRFFTSVAEAARRLRGSSRAFSPDEKRPQRSFRSWRQDVTSHKEDLVIENESARAFCTVGACLQSPDSGTWDNLSFESLVGKEPMQHCKTTGVSQDIGSSALGSENDRFNETSLSPFGPEPSISHLPELADDCFTEVNTKDPSEDLIDIPQTTPTKQIQDLGSIPEKTEVVGGDLPCSQGLPVNNLDTADLGHSSAADGDFSAVTEALIHLPQTLLTKLDTEDMACVPVIAKDMDPSPAVARELSKTELDLQDLRNPELPWQDLSRGELGIRNSGSTLEKTQAMGRDLPCSQGLPVNNLDTVDLGHSSTADGDSSAVTEALIQLPQPSLTKLDTEDMACAPVVAKVMDPSPAVAQELSKTELDMQDLRNPELPWQDLSRGELGIRDSGSTLEKTQAMGRDLPCSQGLPVNNLDTVDLGCSPAADGDSSAVTEALIHLTQMNLTKEIQDTGSTLEKTQVVGRGRDLPRSQDLPVNNLDAADLGCSPVVDVDFSVMTFLKCATVEGQILEQTDCRIKKRGTTSFVEQNSVEVTDSGEQFNCNDECHPFQVHISRIVSSGRLKNGKPMSHPSQPSPQAPPFKVLVERCRSEPLSQSTPMGLDQVGGRMQHLLRRRAENEQSSKTLKVRGNCRNGGRRWNLFKPGAEKLQISRLISGGSIVSAEAVWDHVTMANRELAFKAGDVIKVLDASNKDWWWGQIDDEEGWFPASFVRLWVNQEDGVEEGTSDVQNGHLDPSADCLCLGRTVQNRDQMRANVINEIMSTERHYIKHLKDICEGYLKQCRKRRDMFSDEQLKIIFGNIEDIYRFQMGFVRDLEKQYNNEDPHLSEIGPCFLEHQDGFWIYSEYCNNHLDACMELSKLMKDSRYQHFFEACRLLQQMIDIAIDGFLLTPVQKICKYPLQLAELLKYTAQDHSDYRYVAAALAVMRNVTLQINERKRRLENIDKIAQWQASVLDWEDLIRRDILYYKGRIDMDKYEVVDIEDGRDDDFNVSMKNAFKLHNKETEEMHLFFAKKLEEKLRWLRAFREERKMVKEDEKIGFEISENQKRQAAMTVKKVSKQKGVSYSKSVPPAYPPPQDPLNQGQYMVTDGISQSQVFEFTEPRRSQAPFWQNFSRLTPFKK